Proteins encoded within one genomic window of Polypterus senegalus isolate Bchr_013 chromosome 6, ASM1683550v1, whole genome shotgun sequence:
- the lss gene encoding lanosterol synthase isoform X1 has product MTEGTYLRRRGGPYKTKPATDLRHWRLSNVEGRQCWTFEDDRASAQREQTLLEVHCLGSDNLARALKGYLDLCRKSNAGFWIREADVLNAEKTFPNYQPASNAQEAALNGMMFYSIIQAEDGHWTGDYGGPLFLLPGLLITCHVAKIPLPEAWKAEMVRYLRSVQLPDGGWGLHIEDKSTVFGTALNYTALRILGVEPDDPDLIHARSNLHKKGGAVGIPSWGKFWLAILNVYSWDGMNTLFPEMWLFPPWMPAHPSTLWCHCRQVYLPMSYCYAVRLTAEEDELILSLRQELYIQDYSTVDWPSQRNNIAPCDIYTPHSGLLSLAYIILNIYEKYHSTSLRKKAIDELYEHIKADDRFTKCISIGPISKTINMLVRWYADGPTSPIFQEHISRISDYLWMGLDGMKMQGTNGSQLWDTAFAVQAFLEAGAQDKSEFVDTLKHAHEFLRISQIPENPPNYVKYYRQMNKGGFPFSTRDCGWIVADCTAEGLKSVMLLQEKCPFITNHISQERLYDAVNVLLNMRNSDGGFATYETKRGGRLLELLNPSEVFGDIMIDYTYVECTSAVVQALRHFQEKFPQHRTQEIKNTLQRGLEYCRNSQRNDGSWEGSWGVCFTYGTWFGLEAFACMGHIYQNGSACQEVMAACDFLLSKQMEDGGWGEDFESCEQRKYIQSDQSQIHSTCWALLGLMAVRYPYVHVIEQGIQLLIKRQQPNGDWPQENIAGVFNKSCAISYTSYRNVFPIWTLGRFAQHYPSSSLAGKCKV; this is encoded by the exons ATGACAGAAGGAAC TTATTTAAGAAGGCGAGGTGGCCCCTATAAAACCAAGCCAGCCACAGACCTGAGGCACTGGAGGCTTTCCAATGTTGAAGGGAGGCAGTGCTGGACCTTTGAGGATGACCGGGCCTCTGCACAGCGAGAACAGACTTTGTTGGAAGTGCACTGTTTGGGAAGCGATAAT TTAGCGAGAGCACTCAAAGGCTACTTAGACTTGTGCAGAAAATCAAATGCAGGCTTCTGGATACGTGAGGCAGATGTCCTAAATGCTGAG AAGACATTTCCAAATTATCAACCTGCTAGTAATGCACAAGAAGCAGCCCTCAATGGCATGATGTTTTACAGTATCATACAAGCCGAAGATGGACACTGGACTGGAGACTACGGAGGTCCACTCTTTTTACTTCCAG GTCTACTGATTACCTGCCATGTTGCGAAGATTCCACTGCCTGAAGCCTGGAAGGCTGAGATGGTACGCTATCTGCGTTCTGTCCAACTCCCGGATGGAGGCTGGGGCCT GCATATTGAAGACAAGTCCACAGTGTTTGGCACAGCCTTAAATTACACTGCTCTGAGGATTTTAGGAGTTGAGCCTGATGATCCTGACCTTATACATGCCCGATCCAATCTTCACAAGAAAG GAGGAGCTGTTGGAATTCCTTCATGGGGTAAATTTTGGCTGGCAATCCTGAATGTTTATAGTTGGGATGGAATGAACACTCTTTTCCCAGAAATGTG GCTGTTCCCTCCCTGGATGCCAGCACATCCCTCAACCCTATGGTGCCACTGCAGACAGGTCTACCTTCCCATGAGTTACTGCTATGCTGTACGACTTACAGCTGAAGAGGATGAGCTTATCCTTAGCTTGAGACAG GAGCTGTATATTCAAGACTACTCAACCGTCGATTGGCCGTCACAGAGAAATAATATTGCTCCTTGTGACATATATACTCCTCACAGTGGACTGCTGTCATTGGCTTACA TCATTCTCAACATATATGAGAAATATCACAGCACATCGCTAAGGAAAAAGGCTATTGATGAACTTTATGAGCATATCAAGGCTGATGACAGATTCACCAAATGCATCAGCATTGGGCCG ATTTCCAAAACAATTAACATGTTAGTACGCTGGTATGCAGATGGTCCCACATCTCCTATATTTCAGGAGCACATCTCTAGAATCTCTGACTATCTGTG GATGGGCCTTGATGGCATGAAAATGCAG GGAACCAATGGCTCTCAGCTCTGGGATACCGCCTTTGCTGTACAAGCTTTTCTTGAG GCAGGAGCTCAGGACAAATCCGAATTTGTAGATACTCTCAAACATGCCCATGAGTTCTTAAGAATTTCCCAG atACCTGAAAATCCACCAAATTATGTAAAGTATTATCGTCAAATGAATAAG GGAGGCTTTCCCTTTAGCACCCGGGACTGTGGGTGGATTGTTGCTGACTGCACAGCTGAAGGGCTGAAATCTGTGATGCTGCTTCAGGAAAAATGCCCTTTCATCACAAACCACATATCTCAGGAACGGTTGTATGATGCTGTCAATGTG ctgctaaacatgagAAACTCTGATGGTGGTTTTGCTACTTATGAGACTAAACGGGGTGGCAGACTATTGGAGCTTTTAAATCCATCAGAAGTGTTTG GTGACATTATGATAGACTACACGTATGTCGAATGCACATCTGCAGTGGTGCAGGCTCTCCGGCACTTTCAAGAGAAGTTCCCTCAACACAGAACACAAGAAATCAA GAACACATTGCAAAGGGGTCTGGAGTACTGCAGAAACTCACAAAGAAATGATGGCTCATGGGAAGG gaGTTGGGGAGTATGCTTTACATATGGAACCTGGTTTGGTCTAGAAGCATTTGCTTGCATGGGTCACATCTATCAGAATGG TTCTGCCTGTCAGGAAGTCATGGCTGCATGTGATTTCCTGCTATCTAAACAAATGGAGGATGGTGGATGGGGGGAAGACTTTGAATCTTGTGAACAGAGAAAATATATTCAAAGTGACCAGTCTCAGATACACAGTACCTGTTGGGCACTTCTGGGGCTAATGGCTGTCAG
- the lss gene encoding lanosterol synthase isoform X2, protein MTEGTYLRRRGGPYKTKPATDLRHWRLSNVEGRQCWTFEDDRASAQREQTLLEVHCLGSDNKTFPNYQPASNAQEAALNGMMFYSIIQAEDGHWTGDYGGPLFLLPGLLITCHVAKIPLPEAWKAEMVRYLRSVQLPDGGWGLHIEDKSTVFGTALNYTALRILGVEPDDPDLIHARSNLHKKGGAVGIPSWGKFWLAILNVYSWDGMNTLFPEMWLFPPWMPAHPSTLWCHCRQVYLPMSYCYAVRLTAEEDELILSLRQELYIQDYSTVDWPSQRNNIAPCDIYTPHSGLLSLAYIILNIYEKYHSTSLRKKAIDELYEHIKADDRFTKCISIGPISKTINMLVRWYADGPTSPIFQEHISRISDYLWMGLDGMKMQGTNGSQLWDTAFAVQAFLEAGAQDKSEFVDTLKHAHEFLRISQIPENPPNYVKYYRQMNKGGFPFSTRDCGWIVADCTAEGLKSVMLLQEKCPFITNHISQERLYDAVNVLLNMRNSDGGFATYETKRGGRLLELLNPSEVFGDIMIDYTYVECTSAVVQALRHFQEKFPQHRTQEIKNTLQRGLEYCRNSQRNDGSWEGSWGVCFTYGTWFGLEAFACMGHIYQNGSACQEVMAACDFLLSKQMEDGGWGEDFESCEQRKYIQSDQSQIHSTCWALLGLMAVRYPYVHVIEQGIQLLIKRQQPNGDWPQENIAGVFNKSCAISYTSYRNVFPIWTLGRFAQHYPSSSLAGKCKV, encoded by the exons ATGACAGAAGGAAC TTATTTAAGAAGGCGAGGTGGCCCCTATAAAACCAAGCCAGCCACAGACCTGAGGCACTGGAGGCTTTCCAATGTTGAAGGGAGGCAGTGCTGGACCTTTGAGGATGACCGGGCCTCTGCACAGCGAGAACAGACTTTGTTGGAAGTGCACTGTTTGGGAAGCGATAAT AAGACATTTCCAAATTATCAACCTGCTAGTAATGCACAAGAAGCAGCCCTCAATGGCATGATGTTTTACAGTATCATACAAGCCGAAGATGGACACTGGACTGGAGACTACGGAGGTCCACTCTTTTTACTTCCAG GTCTACTGATTACCTGCCATGTTGCGAAGATTCCACTGCCTGAAGCCTGGAAGGCTGAGATGGTACGCTATCTGCGTTCTGTCCAACTCCCGGATGGAGGCTGGGGCCT GCATATTGAAGACAAGTCCACAGTGTTTGGCACAGCCTTAAATTACACTGCTCTGAGGATTTTAGGAGTTGAGCCTGATGATCCTGACCTTATACATGCCCGATCCAATCTTCACAAGAAAG GAGGAGCTGTTGGAATTCCTTCATGGGGTAAATTTTGGCTGGCAATCCTGAATGTTTATAGTTGGGATGGAATGAACACTCTTTTCCCAGAAATGTG GCTGTTCCCTCCCTGGATGCCAGCACATCCCTCAACCCTATGGTGCCACTGCAGACAGGTCTACCTTCCCATGAGTTACTGCTATGCTGTACGACTTACAGCTGAAGAGGATGAGCTTATCCTTAGCTTGAGACAG GAGCTGTATATTCAAGACTACTCAACCGTCGATTGGCCGTCACAGAGAAATAATATTGCTCCTTGTGACATATATACTCCTCACAGTGGACTGCTGTCATTGGCTTACA TCATTCTCAACATATATGAGAAATATCACAGCACATCGCTAAGGAAAAAGGCTATTGATGAACTTTATGAGCATATCAAGGCTGATGACAGATTCACCAAATGCATCAGCATTGGGCCG ATTTCCAAAACAATTAACATGTTAGTACGCTGGTATGCAGATGGTCCCACATCTCCTATATTTCAGGAGCACATCTCTAGAATCTCTGACTATCTGTG GATGGGCCTTGATGGCATGAAAATGCAG GGAACCAATGGCTCTCAGCTCTGGGATACCGCCTTTGCTGTACAAGCTTTTCTTGAG GCAGGAGCTCAGGACAAATCCGAATTTGTAGATACTCTCAAACATGCCCATGAGTTCTTAAGAATTTCCCAG atACCTGAAAATCCACCAAATTATGTAAAGTATTATCGTCAAATGAATAAG GGAGGCTTTCCCTTTAGCACCCGGGACTGTGGGTGGATTGTTGCTGACTGCACAGCTGAAGGGCTGAAATCTGTGATGCTGCTTCAGGAAAAATGCCCTTTCATCACAAACCACATATCTCAGGAACGGTTGTATGATGCTGTCAATGTG ctgctaaacatgagAAACTCTGATGGTGGTTTTGCTACTTATGAGACTAAACGGGGTGGCAGACTATTGGAGCTTTTAAATCCATCAGAAGTGTTTG GTGACATTATGATAGACTACACGTATGTCGAATGCACATCTGCAGTGGTGCAGGCTCTCCGGCACTTTCAAGAGAAGTTCCCTCAACACAGAACACAAGAAATCAA GAACACATTGCAAAGGGGTCTGGAGTACTGCAGAAACTCACAAAGAAATGATGGCTCATGGGAAGG gaGTTGGGGAGTATGCTTTACATATGGAACCTGGTTTGGTCTAGAAGCATTTGCTTGCATGGGTCACATCTATCAGAATGG TTCTGCCTGTCAGGAAGTCATGGCTGCATGTGATTTCCTGCTATCTAAACAAATGGAGGATGGTGGATGGGGGGAAGACTTTGAATCTTGTGAACAGAGAAAATATATTCAAAGTGACCAGTCTCAGATACACAGTACCTGTTGGGCACTTCTGGGGCTAATGGCTGTCAG